AAGGCATTCGGCTCATCCGGGTTTGACCCGGGATTTCCGGCGGTTTCTCGAAGGAGGAAGATGATGCTACGGAAGAATGGCGGTCAGGCGGTAATGCTCGTCCTGATGGGGGCGATGGTTGTGGGCGGGATCGTGGTATGGCTGGCGACGGGAAATTTTCACATGATGGGGATGCACGGGGGGAAGCACGGGAAAACCGAGACGGTTTCCACCAACCACCACGATTCGAAGCAAGATCCGGCCGATGGACAGGCCGAAGGCGACAAGGAGAACGGGGCGGAGCAGGGGACGGAAGGGCGCGCCGGGATGGATGCGCCATGATATAGAATATTGCAGTATAATAAAAACCGTTAATGATTTTATTGGTTTCGGCGTTTTTTTTTTATTTTCAGGAGAAGACAGTGGCGGCTTGCCGGGTCGGGAAAGGACGACGGTAGAATGGATCTCGGAAAGAACCTGAGGAGAATCGACGCCTCCCATATCTGCAAGCGGATTTTACCGCTGTTCTTGAGCCTCCTCGTTCCATGGGGGCACGCCGGCGCGGAGGAAGCGCCTCGTCCCGTTTCCTTCTATATCGAGGCGGCCCTGTCGAAGAATCCTTCCCTCGCCGCGATGCAGGAGCGGATCCGGATGAAGGAGAACGCCGCGATCCGCGCCGGCGCCCTGGACGACCCGAAGGGGTGGGTCGGGATCACCAACGTGCCGGTGAAGAGCTGGTCCTTCCGGGAGGAGGACATGACGGGGAAGGAGATCGGCTTGTCGCAGATGTTTCCCTACCCCGGCAAATTGAAGCTCCGGACGGAGGTGGCGACGCGGGAGAAGGAGCAGACCGAGTTCGACCTGCAGGAGATGCGGAACATGCTGCGGGCCGAGATCGAGATGGCCTATGCCGATCTCTCTTCCGTTCGCAGGCAGGCGGAGGTGGTCCGCCGGACCCGGGAGATCCTTCGGGAGATCGTGGCGGTTTCCCAGGAGATGTACGCCGTGGGACGGGTGACCCAGGCGGACGTCCACCGGGGGCAGGTGGAGTACGAGAAGATGCGGGAGATGCTCCTTGTCCTGGAGAACAAGGAGAAGGTCCTTTCCATTCGCCTCAACACGCTTGCCGCCCTGCCTCCCGATATGCCGGTCCCCGAAATCGAGCATCTCCGCGAGTTCACTTTGCCGTACGGCACGGGAGATCTGATGGCGATGTACAGGGAGGAGCGGCCGTCGAGGAAATCGATCCAGGCGCGCGTTCTCCGGGGGGAGGCCTCCATCGGAGTGGCGAAGAAGGAATATTACCCGGACTTCGAGGTGTCCGCCTCCTACATGCAGCGAGACGCGACGCCGGACGGGACCGGGCGCCCCGACATGTTCTCCTCGATGGTGCTCATGAACCTTCCGATATGGAGGAAGGAGAAGCTCGATCCCCTCGTCCAGGAGATGACGGCGGAACGGGAGATGGCCCGGCGCGAGCTGGCCAACCTGGACCTCGAGGCGGCCAACGCGATCGGGAAATCGCTGGCAACGATCGAAAGCCGCTCCTCCGTGGCCGCGCTCTTCCGGACGACGATCATTCCTCACGCCGAAACGAACTTTGAGACGGCCCTGGCAGCCTATCGCGTCGGAAAGGTCGACTTTCCGACGCTGCTGGATACGATCAAGAACATCCTCTCCTTCCGGAAGGATTACCACGAGACGGTGGGAGACCTGACCGTGGAAAAGGCGAGGCTGGGAGCGGTTGTGGGGAAAGACCTGAACTGATAGAGGAACGCTGGATTCGAAATCGAAGCGACACGGAGACGGAAGATGAGCGAAGAAAGGAAGGAAGGGGCCACCCCCGAAATCGAGGGGGTGGTTGCGCCCGAGGGGGAGGCTCCGGGACAGCCCCCGGAGGGAAACATCCCTCCGCCTGAATCGTCGAAGAAAAAGAAGTTGCGCATCATCGTCATCGCGGCTTCGGTGCTGGTCCTCCTCGGCGCGGGGGCGCTGGCCTTCTTCAAGGTTCCCGCGTTTCACTCCCTGCTGCACCCTCACCCGGCGGACAACGCCGCAAAGGTCGCCCAGGGGAAGGCGAAGTACACCTGCGGCATGCACCCCTTCATCATCTCCGACAAGCCCGGGAAATGCCCCATCTGCGGGATGACACTCACCAAGATCGAAGATGCCGCCCCGGAAGCCGCGGCCGCTGGCGCCGCCCAGGGCGGGGGCGCGGGGAAGGGCGAGCGGAAGCTTCTTTTCTACCGCCATCCCATGAAGCCGGGCGTCACCTCGCCCGTCCCGGCCAAGGACGAGATGGGCATGGATTACGTCCCGGTCTACGAGGACGAAGTCGGAGGTGGAGGGAGCGCCGTGGCGGGGTACTCCACAATCAAGGTGGGTGTTGAGAGCCTCCGCCTGGCCGGAGTCCAAACCGCCCCGGCGGTGCGCGAGAAGATCAGCCGCTCGGTACGGGCGGTGGGAAACGTCGTTCCCGACGAGACGCGCGTACGGCGCGTGCAGACCAAGATCGAGGGTTGGATCGAAAAACTCCACGTTAATTTTACCGGACAGGTGGTGGCGAAGGGCCAGCCGCTCCTGGACCTCTACTCGCCCGAGCTGGTGGCCAGCCAGCGGGAGTACCTGCTTGCCATCGAGATGCACAACCGGATGAAGGAGAATCCCTACCCCGAGGAGAGGGAGATGGCGGCGGAGCTCGTCCAGTCGTCCCGGCGGCGGCTCGAGCTTTTTGACGTGCCGCAGAGCTTTATCGCCGAGCTCGAGAGGACGAAGAACCCCCGGCGTACCGTGACGCTCGATGCCCCGGTGTCGGGCTACGTCACGGTGAAGGAAGTCTTCGAGGGAACGAGGGTCATGCCCGGCATGGAGCTCTTCACCGTGACCGACCTTTCGCGGATCTGGATCGAAGCGGACCTCTACGAGTACGAGGCAAGGGCAGTGCGCCTGGGTCAGGAAGCGAACCTTGCTCCCGCCTACGACCCCGGTCTTCGGCTGAAGGGAAGGGTCGCCTACGTCTATCCCACCCTGTCGCCCGAGAGCCGCACGCTCAAGGTGCGTTTCGAGTTTCCGAATCCCGGGCTCCGCTTGAAGCCCCAGATGTACGCCGACGTTTTCCTGGAGTTGGACTCCGCGACCGGCGTGGTGATCCCCGATTCGGCCCTGATCGAGACGGGCGTCCGGCAGATGGTCTTCGTGGACCTCGGGGGGGGGAGCCTCGAGCCCCGGGAAGTGAAGGTGGGCGTCCGAGGCGAGGGGAAGGCGCAGATCCTCTCCGGCGTCAAGGAGGGCGAACGGGTCGCGGTGCGGGCGAACTTCCTCCTCGACTCCGAATCGAGGCTTAAGGCTGCCCTCACCGGAATGAAGGGAGGCGGAACGCCTCCGCCGCCGTCGCAGGACCAGCCCCCGTCCCAGGGAAAGCCCTCGTCGCAGGGCCATGTCGGCCACGGAGGCGGGCAGTGATGCCGCACGGCGCCGGGACACCCGGCGAACAAGCAAAGGAAACCTTCATCCAGCGGGTCATAGGTTTTTGCGCGGTCAACCGCTACCTGACCCTGCTGGCCGTGGTGGCGGCCTGCGTCCTGGCTGTGTACACGCTCAAGGAGATCCGCCTCGACGCCCTCCCCGATCTCTCGGACACCCAGGTGATCGTGTATTCGAGGTGGGACCGGTCTCCCGACATCATCGAGGACCAGGTCACCTACCCGATCGTGACGGCGCTCCTGGGCGCTCCGAACGTCAAGGCCATCCGGGGGTTCTCGGACTTCGGCTTCTCCTACGTCTACGTGATCTTCCAGGACGGGACGGATATCTACTGGGCACGCTCCCGGGTGCTGGAGTATCTGTCCAAGATCCAGTCCCGCCTTCCAAAAGGGGTTCAGACCGAGCTCGGGCCCGACGCCACGGGCGTCGGGTGGGTCTTCCAGTACGCCCTGGTGGACCGGTCGGGCACCCATTCCCTGGATCAGCTCCGCTCGTACCAGGACTGGACGCTGCGCTACGCCATCCAGTCCGTCCCCGGCGTGGCCGAGGTGGCTTCCATCGGGGGATTCCAGAAACAATACCAGGTCACGGTGGACCCGAACCGGCTGGCGGCCTACGGGATCCCGCTCAACATGGTCTCCGAGGCCATACGCATGTCCAACAACGAGGTCGGCGGCCGGCTCATCGAGTTCGCCGGCGCGGAGTTCATGGTCCGGGGACGGGGCTACACGAAAAGGCCGGAAGACCTCGAGAAGGTCGTGGTGAAAACCGGTTCCGGCGGCGTTCCCGTACTCCTCAAGGACATCGCCCGGGTGTCCCTGGGGCCGGAGATCCGCCGCGGCATCTCCGATCTGGACGGCATCGGGGATCATGTGGGCGGGATCGTGGTGATGCGCCACGGGGAGAACGCCCTGAACGTGATCGACCGGGTCAAGGAGAAGCTTTCGGAGCTTGGCCCCTCGCTTCCCAAGGGGGTGGAGTTCGTCACGACCTACGACCGCTCGGACCTCATCCACCGGGCGATCGGGACGCTCAAGCACGAGCTCGTGTTGCAAATGATCATCGTGTCCCTGGTGATCCTGGTTTTCTTGTGGCACGTTCCGTCGGCGCTCGTGGCGATCATCACGATCCCCGTGTCCGTGCTTCTCTCGTTCATCCCGCTGTACTACATGGGGGTCACGGTCAACATCATGAGCCTGGCCGGCATCGCCATCTCGATCGGCGTGATCGTGGACGGGGCGATCATCGAGGTGGAGAACGCCTACAACAAGATCTACCAATGGCAGGCCGAAGGCCGGCAAGGGGACTTCCACCAGGTGCGGCTGGAGGCATTGAAGGAGGTGGGACCTTCCGTCTTCTTCTCGCTCCTTGTCATCGCCGTGGCCTTTCTCCCGGTCTTTGCGCTGGTGGACCAGGAAGGAAGGCTGTTCAAGCCCCTGGCCTACTCCAAGAACCTGGCCATGGCGCTGGCCGCGGTTCTGGCGGTCACCCTGAACCCGGCTACGCGCATGATGTTCGCGCGGATCGAACCGTTCACCTTCCGGCCGAAGTTCCTCGCGAAGCTTGCCACGCGCGCTGCGGTGGGCACGTACTATGCCGAGGAGAAGCACCCAATTTCCCTCGCGATCCTGAAGGTGTACGAGCCGGCCTGCCGGTTCGTGCTGCGCCGCCCGAAGACCGTCATCGCGGTCTCCGTGGCCCTGTTCGCCTTGAGCATCCCCATCTATTTGAAGCTCGGAGGCGAGTTCATGCCGCCCTTGAACGAGGGCACCATGCTCTATATGCCCACGACCCTCCCAGGGCTCTCGGTGGCCCAGGCCCAGGATCTCCTGGAGCGGCAGGACAGGGTCTTGAAGAGTTTTCCCGAGGTCGATCGAGTTTTCGGCAAGGCGGGACGCGCCGACACCTCCACCGATCCAGCGCCCTTCTCCATGATGGAGACCACGGTGGTCTTGAAGCCGGAGAGCCAATGGAGCCCGAAGGAGCGCTGGTTCTCCTCCTGGGCTCCCGGCTGGCTCAAGCCCCTCTTCCGGCCCATCTGGCCCGATCACATCTCCTGGGACGAGCTCGTGGACAGGATGGACGGCGCCGTGCGGTTCCCCGGGGTCACGAACGCGTGGACCATGCCCATCAAGGCCCGGATCGACATGCTCACGACCGGAGTTCGCACGCCCATCGGGATCAAGATCTACGGGAGCGACCTCGGGGAAATCCAGCGGATCGGGGAGCACCTGGAACACGTCCTCAAGCCCATCCGGGGGACACGCAGTGTATTCGCTGAGCGCGTCACGGGAGGCTACTTCGTGGACTTCGAGCCTAAGCGCGACCAGC
This genomic window from Deltaproteobacteria bacterium RBG_16_64_85 contains:
- a CDS encoding cation transporter, translating into MPHGAGTPGEQAKETFIQRVIGFCAVNRYLTLLAVVAACVLAVYTLKEIRLDALPDLSDTQVIVYSRWDRSPDIIEDQVTYPIVTALLGAPNVKAIRGFSDFGFSYVYVIFQDGTDIYWARSRVLEYLSKIQSRLPKGVQTELGPDATGVGWVFQYALVDRSGTHSLDQLRSYQDWTLRYAIQSVPGVAEVASIGGFQKQYQVTVDPNRLAAYGIPLNMVSEAIRMSNNEVGGRLIEFAGAEFMVRGRGYTKRPEDLEKVVVKTGSGGVPVLLKDIARVSLGPEIRRGISDLDGIGDHVGGIVVMRHGENALNVIDRVKEKLSELGPSLPKGVEFVTTYDRSDLIHRAIGTLKHELVLQMIIVSLVILVFLWHVPSALVAIITIPVSVLLSFIPLYYMGVTVNIMSLAGIAISIGVIVDGAIIEVENAYNKIYQWQAEGRQGDFHQVRLEALKEVGPSVFFSLLVIAVAFLPVFALVDQEGRLFKPLAYSKNLAMALAAVLAVTLNPATRMMFARIEPFTFRPKFLAKLATRAAVGTYYAEEKHPISLAILKVYEPACRFVLRRPKTVIAVSVALFALSIPIYLKLGGEFMPPLNEGTMLYMPTTLPGLSVAQAQDLLERQDRVLKSFPEVDRVFGKAGRADTSTDPAPFSMMETTVVLKPESQWSPKERWFSSWAPGWLKPLFRPIWPDHISWDELVDRMDGAVRFPGVTNAWTMPIKARIDMLTTGVRTPIGIKIYGSDLGEIQRIGEHLEHVLKPIRGTRSVFAERVTGGYFVDFEPKRDQLARYGLTIERVQDVIMSAIGGENITTTVEGRERYPVNLRYPRELREDVDRLGRVLVSVPTPMGAQVPLAQLADIKLVQGPAMIRDENGFLAGYVYVDIAGRDVGGYVEEAKAAVEQKVPLKTGYVLQWSGQYENMLRVRERLKFVVPVTLALIFVLLYMNTRSAFKASVVMLAVPFSAIGAIWLFYVLDYNVSIAAWVGMIALLGLDAETGVFMLLFLDLSHEDAKRKGLLRNVAELDESIIHGAVKRVRPKFMVVAAAFMGLLPIMWSTSAGADVMKRIAAPMLGGLGTSFLLELLVYPAIYKLWKARELKLNALPAKA